In Kangiella profundi, one DNA window encodes the following:
- a CDS encoding CsiV family protein, whose translation MTRKIITLALILNLVFSAQNSTAQSIFDIEFVFFKRIDQQDNSAQVKETELPEIETEFTFSNLPEGFTLLTDNQLKLHGVWDRLRTSQNIRPMLHIGWRQPLMDKSDTPWLAYSTEDAPEEAGLDIFNGLIRFSRNQGLLVEHKVTGFKPLNLPDEFMQPTEDQNTAYEYDDVESLAATPIEQPMVDMQMPEQLHGYFLLSENRKIKLDELHYFDHPNMGILLKVTPYKASLEEQEALDNPK comes from the coding sequence ATGACTAGAAAAATCATTACCTTAGCCTTGATTTTAAACCTTGTGTTCAGCGCACAGAACAGCACTGCTCAAAGCATATTTGATATTGAGTTTGTGTTCTTCAAGCGCATTGACCAACAGGATAATTCAGCACAGGTAAAAGAAACTGAGCTGCCTGAGATTGAAACAGAATTTACTTTTAGCAATTTACCTGAAGGCTTCACTCTTCTTACCGATAACCAGCTCAAGTTACATGGAGTTTGGGATCGCTTAAGAACCAGCCAGAACATTCGTCCAATGCTGCATATAGGCTGGCGACAACCGTTAATGGATAAGTCAGATACTCCCTGGTTAGCTTATTCAACAGAGGATGCTCCCGAAGAAGCTGGTCTGGATATCTTCAATGGCCTTATTCGCTTCAGCCGCAATCAAGGTTTATTAGTAGAACACAAAGTCACAGGTTTTAAACCTTTAAACCTACCCGATGAATTTATGCAGCCAACGGAAGATCAAAATACTGCCTATGAGTATGACGACGTAGAGTCCTTGGCGGCAACTCCAATTGAGCAGCCAATGGTGGATATGCAAATGCCCGAACAACTCCATGGCTATTTCCTGCTCTCCGAAAATCGTAAAATCAAACTGGATGAGCTGCATTACTTCGACCATCCAAACATGGGAATTTTATTGAAAGTCACGCCATACAAAGCCAGCCTTGAAGAGCAAGAAGCTTTAGACAACCCCAAATAA
- the mfd gene encoding transcription-repair coupling factor, with the protein MKLDLPQITDKTNFVHYLDGLAGSSRALAFAKLAEQREQPIVVISDDTPALWQLQKEIQYFLGKDSDIPVMVFPDWETLPYDNFSPHQDIVSERLLTLYNLPRLKHGIVLIAVNTLLLRLPPQEYIEQNSLIVHTGQKLDMHEVRKLFEESGYHSVNQVFSHGEYAVRGSILDVFPMGSEKPLRLDFFDDEIDSIRYFDPESQLSDEKIQKFELLPAKEFPLDEEGIATFRQNFRAEFEVNLQRVWLYQEVSNGNSPAGIEYYLPLFFTQLDTFFDYLPQQSLICTLGDHQLHAEHYWDEITERYEQRRHDIERPILEPKKLYLAADELNSQLKQHIRIHIKQERPDADYQASPMPMMAIDHKAKDPVNQFRNFLKQWTGQCFIATESPGRREALKDLLGRNEIQASVVEHWSEASDAKNLVIGVAPLSKGFALSDLAVVTETELFGEHVIKTRRRDTKAADQAEDMIRNLAELKEGDPVVHIEQGIGRYRGLVKLESGDIEAEYLMIEYAGGDKLYMPVQSLHLIGRYSGTNPELAPWHKLGTEQWDKARQKAAEKARDVAAELLDIYARRAAKEGIQYQLDETEYRRFCAEFAFEETVDQTTAINAVIRDMTSPLPMDRLVCGDVGFGKTEVALRAAFIAAQSGKQVAVLVPTTLLAQQHFETFSDRFADWPMKVASLSRFATNKEVQATLKGLEDGTVDIVVGTHKLIQQDVKFKRLGLLIIDEEHRFGVRQKEQLKKFRTEVDILTLTATPIPRTLNMSMSGMRDLSIIATPPARRLSVKTFVREYHKPLIREAVLREILRGGQVYFLHNAVDTIQRTLEELQELLPEARIQLAHGQMRERELEQVMRDFYHQRFNVLVCTTIVETGIDNPNANTMIIDRADKFGLAQLHQLRGRVGRSHHQAYAYLLTPAGRKITKDAEKRLEAIASLEDLGAGFTLATHDLEIRGAGELLGDEQSGQMQAVGFNLYMDMLEDAVKALKEGKEPSLQQSLKQKTEIDLSVPALIPDDYIGDVATRLSLYKRIANAKTKEQLDALQVEFIDRFGLLPEALKNLFTLTELALRVQPLGISKIDLVKTGIRIRFVQDTQIDPGKLIRLIQLNPSRYRFEQNVILKILTEEEEIAPLVKEINTVIEKVS; encoded by the coding sequence ATGAAGCTCGATTTACCGCAAATCACTGATAAAACCAACTTTGTCCACTATCTTGATGGGCTTGCTGGCTCAAGCCGTGCGCTGGCATTCGCCAAGCTTGCTGAGCAGCGTGAGCAACCAATCGTGGTTATCAGCGACGACACGCCAGCACTGTGGCAACTGCAAAAAGAAATTCAGTATTTTCTAGGTAAGGACTCCGATATACCGGTTATGGTTTTCCCTGACTGGGAAACGCTGCCCTATGACAATTTTTCTCCACATCAGGATATAGTCTCTGAGCGATTATTGACGCTTTACAATCTACCTCGCCTGAAACATGGCATTGTGCTGATTGCAGTCAACACCCTGCTGTTAAGATTACCTCCTCAGGAATACATTGAGCAAAACAGTCTGATTGTTCATACCGGTCAAAAACTGGATATGCATGAGGTACGGAAACTGTTTGAAGAAAGTGGTTACCACTCGGTGAATCAGGTTTTCTCTCATGGTGAATATGCAGTCCGAGGCTCTATTCTTGACGTCTTTCCAATGGGTTCGGAAAAGCCACTACGATTGGACTTTTTTGATGATGAAATTGATAGCATTCGTTATTTCGATCCAGAAAGTCAGCTATCAGATGAGAAGATTCAAAAATTTGAGCTGCTGCCAGCTAAAGAGTTTCCTCTGGATGAAGAAGGCATAGCCACTTTCAGACAGAATTTCCGTGCAGAATTTGAAGTAAACCTGCAACGCGTCTGGCTCTATCAGGAAGTTAGCAATGGTAACTCCCCAGCAGGCATTGAGTACTACTTACCATTATTCTTTACGCAGCTGGATACCTTTTTCGACTACCTCCCGCAACAGTCTTTAATTTGTACCTTGGGAGATCACCAGCTGCATGCCGAGCATTATTGGGATGAAATCACTGAGCGTTATGAACAGCGACGTCATGACATAGAGCGTCCTATTCTTGAGCCTAAAAAGCTCTACTTGGCTGCTGATGAACTTAATTCACAACTGAAACAGCACATCCGTATTCATATCAAGCAAGAACGCCCTGATGCGGACTATCAGGCTAGCCCGATGCCGATGATGGCAATTGATCATAAAGCCAAGGATCCAGTAAACCAGTTTAGAAATTTCTTAAAGCAGTGGACTGGACAATGTTTTATTGCGACCGAGTCACCAGGGCGACGCGAAGCATTAAAGGACTTGCTGGGCCGCAATGAGATTCAGGCATCGGTTGTTGAACATTGGAGCGAGGCTTCTGATGCAAAGAATCTGGTCATTGGCGTTGCTCCATTGAGTAAAGGCTTCGCCTTGTCCGATCTGGCTGTTGTCACTGAAACCGAGCTATTCGGCGAACACGTCATCAAAACTCGCCGTCGTGACACCAAAGCAGCCGACCAGGCTGAGGACATGATCCGCAACCTGGCGGAACTTAAAGAAGGTGACCCGGTCGTCCATATCGAGCAAGGTATTGGACGCTATCGAGGACTGGTAAAACTGGAAAGCGGTGACATTGAAGCTGAATACTTGATGATTGAATATGCTGGTGGCGACAAGCTGTATATGCCTGTTCAATCATTGCATCTGATTGGCCGTTACTCAGGTACCAATCCTGAACTCGCGCCATGGCACAAGCTTGGTACCGAGCAATGGGATAAAGCCCGCCAGAAAGCTGCTGAAAAAGCCCGAGATGTAGCTGCTGAGCTACTTGATATTTATGCCCGTCGTGCCGCTAAAGAAGGTATCCAGTACCAGCTGGACGAAACTGAGTACCGTCGTTTCTGCGCCGAGTTTGCCTTTGAAGAAACTGTGGATCAGACCACTGCAATAAATGCCGTCATTCGAGACATGACGTCACCGCTTCCCATGGATCGCCTGGTCTGTGGCGATGTGGGCTTTGGTAAAACAGAAGTGGCACTGCGCGCAGCCTTCATTGCTGCTCAGTCCGGTAAACAGGTTGCAGTACTTGTTCCGACCACCCTGCTCGCTCAACAGCACTTTGAAACCTTTAGCGATCGTTTTGCAGACTGGCCAATGAAAGTTGCCAGCCTATCACGTTTTGCTACTAATAAAGAAGTTCAGGCAACCTTAAAAGGTCTTGAGGATGGGACTGTCGATATTGTGGTCGGCACCCATAAACTGATTCAGCAGGACGTTAAATTCAAACGCCTCGGCTTACTGATTATTGATGAAGAACATCGTTTTGGTGTTCGTCAGAAAGAGCAGCTCAAGAAATTCCGTACCGAGGTGGATATTCTGACACTGACTGCAACGCCTATCCCACGTACTTTAAACATGTCCATGTCAGGAATGCGCGACCTGTCTATTATTGCGACACCTCCTGCCAGAAGACTGTCGGTTAAGACCTTTGTTCGTGAATATCATAAACCACTGATTCGTGAGGCGGTTCTGCGAGAGATTCTTCGTGGTGGTCAGGTATATTTCCTACACAACGCTGTAGATACTATTCAAAGAACGCTTGAGGAACTTCAGGAATTATTGCCCGAAGCTCGCATTCAACTGGCCCACGGCCAGATGCGAGAGCGCGAACTGGAACAGGTCATGCGCGACTTCTATCATCAGCGCTTTAATGTTCTTGTTTGCACAACCATTGTTGAAACTGGTATCGATAATCCTAATGCCAATACCATGATTATTGATCGTGCTGATAAGTTCGGATTGGCCCAGCTACACCAGTTACGTGGTCGTGTTGGTCGCTCTCATCACCAGGCCTACGCCTATTTGCTGACTCCCGCTGGGCGTAAAATCACCAAGGACGCTGAGAAACGCCTTGAAGCGATTGCCTCACTCGAGGATCTTGGGGCAGGCTTTACCCTGGCAACCCATGACCTTGAAATTCGCGGAGCTGGTGAGCTGTTAGGTGACGAACAGTCGGGCCAGATGCAGGCTGTTGGCTTTAACTTATACATGGATATGCTGGAAGATGCCGTCAAGGCTCTCAAAGAAGGCAAAGAACCCTCATTACAACAGAGCCTCAAGCAAAAAACAGAAATCGATCTCAGCGTTCCAGCTCTAATCCCTGATGATTACATTGGAGACGTAGCGACTCGTTTATCACTGTACAAGCGCATTGCAAATGCCAAAACCAAAGAACAGTTGGATGCTCTGCAGGTAGAGTTCATTGACCGCTTCGGGTTGCTGCCAGAAGCTCTAAAAAACCTGTTTACCCTGACCGAACTGGCATTAAGGGTGCAGCCACTGGGTATCAGCAAAATCGACCTGGTGAAAACAGGCATACGCATTCGCTTTGTTCAGGACACTCAAATCGATCCTGGCAAGCTTATCCGCCTGATCCAGCTCAACCCTTCCCGCTATCGATTTGAGCAAAATGTAATTTTGAAGATTCTGACCGAAGAGGAAGAAATTGCACCCTTGGTAAAAGAAATTAACACTGTCATTGAGAAGGTTTCCTAA
- a CDS encoding diguanylate cyclase → MTMILRCLRMVLAMMVLGWTSVATQNASAAEAEEEQITLEDLQQLEPFPEFYDQLSPEARLDWLNTQIDQASSPVHNYNYQRALAFEHFFNYRNTEAQDLCQSNPPLSFDLRYRFACIQVSDISYDDRLDKLLKLYQDAIEADSKEMVAQTLNSMGWYQSSHGDIELAFKSYEEALSMGEHLEFYALNDAMVNTATLYIIHGDMEYVHKGIELLKNSIERIKEKLKEEGRTGDIPGSIIIPQFNIGVAYALHVYDYEKALHWFNIVNNSKTSIPHLRMSSLLFSALSAVELGRKQEAQSYLARSYDEPDINNTEFSYLYCYRTLVKYKLGEPVDFDVCLPLHDNVPLEVKIDVYKRISNLDDDAVRYSGMEQFYKLFEDKLESQLKQSSTSVASTAELHRQQQESRLRNELLEKEIALKTAQQEQREGQIRFMIAAVLILLLLVLITVIRLRQKRRLAEQFEELSVMDVLTGLKNRRFLEQNISREISFIKRSQARGGKDALGIYLLDIDHFKRINDTYGHEVGDNVLVEFTNRISQTIRETDLFVRWGGEEFLLVARLENTDGQHVLAQRLRQAISGEKYKIDSEQSIELTATIGSVVYPCLENTEQDISWNKLVLLADQALYYGKHQQRDCWVCIQSIPDRNCLKNILSHPFAESIEDKSIKVISSLNN, encoded by the coding sequence ATGACGATGATCTTAAGATGTCTTCGTATGGTGCTTGCTATGATGGTTCTGGGGTGGACCTCTGTCGCTACACAAAATGCATCTGCAGCAGAAGCTGAAGAAGAGCAAATAACTCTTGAAGACCTTCAGCAACTTGAACCTTTTCCCGAATTCTACGATCAATTATCACCTGAAGCCCGTCTGGATTGGCTTAATACTCAAATCGACCAGGCTTCATCTCCCGTCCATAACTATAACTATCAGAGAGCGTTAGCTTTCGAACATTTTTTTAATTATCGTAACACTGAGGCGCAGGACCTCTGTCAATCAAATCCTCCATTATCATTTGATCTTCGTTATCGTTTTGCCTGCATCCAGGTGAGCGATATCAGTTATGATGATCGATTGGATAAACTATTGAAGCTCTATCAGGATGCCATTGAAGCAGATAGCAAGGAGATGGTTGCACAAACCCTGAATTCCATGGGCTGGTATCAATCGAGTCATGGTGATATCGAGCTTGCCTTTAAAAGTTATGAAGAAGCTTTATCCATGGGAGAGCATTTAGAGTTTTATGCATTGAATGACGCCATGGTGAATACGGCTACTCTGTACATTATTCATGGAGACATGGAGTATGTTCATAAAGGCATTGAACTGCTCAAAAATTCAATTGAGCGGATAAAAGAAAAACTAAAGGAAGAGGGAAGAACAGGAGATATTCCAGGTAGTATTATCATTCCGCAGTTTAATATTGGAGTGGCTTATGCTCTCCATGTTTATGATTATGAAAAAGCACTGCATTGGTTCAATATTGTAAATAACTCCAAAACTTCTATCCCTCATCTTCGCATGTCTTCCTTGCTGTTTTCTGCTTTGTCAGCAGTAGAACTTGGACGTAAACAAGAAGCCCAGAGCTACTTAGCTCGCTCTTATGATGAGCCTGATATTAACAATACTGAATTTTCTTACCTCTATTGCTACAGAACCTTGGTGAAGTACAAGCTAGGCGAGCCCGTCGATTTTGATGTATGCCTTCCGCTACATGATAACGTTCCACTTGAAGTTAAGATCGATGTTTATAAGCGGATTTCCAACTTGGATGACGATGCAGTTCGTTATTCAGGCATGGAGCAGTTTTATAAGCTTTTTGAGGACAAACTGGAAAGTCAACTTAAGCAAAGTTCAACATCAGTAGCCTCAACTGCAGAGCTACATAGACAGCAGCAAGAATCGCGTTTACGCAATGAGTTATTGGAAAAGGAAATCGCTTTAAAAACAGCTCAACAAGAGCAACGTGAAGGGCAAATTCGTTTTATGATTGCTGCCGTTTTAATCTTGCTGTTGCTGGTTCTGATTACCGTTATTCGTTTACGGCAAAAGCGAAGATTAGCCGAACAATTCGAAGAACTTAGCGTTATGGATGTTTTGACTGGATTGAAAAATAGACGATTCCTTGAGCAGAACATTAGTAGAGAAATAAGTTTTATCAAACGATCACAAGCCAGAGGTGGTAAGGATGCCTTAGGGATATACTTATTGGACATCGATCATTTTAAGCGTATCAATGACACCTATGGCCATGAAGTAGGCGATAATGTGTTGGTAGAGTTCACTAACAGGATTAGCCAAACTATTCGAGAAACGGATTTGTTCGTTCGCTGGGGTGGGGAAGAGTTCCTGCTGGTAGCTAGGTTGGAAAATACCGATGGACAACATGTTTTAGCCCAACGTCTGCGACAAGCTATAAGTGGTGAAAAATACAAAATAGACAGTGAACAATCTATTGAGCTGACCGCAACAATTGGCTCTGTGGTGTATCCTTGTTTAGAGAATACGGAGCAAGATATTTCGTGGAATAAGTTGGTGCTGTTGGCGGATCAAGCGCTCTATTATGGAAAGCATCAGCAGAGAGACTGCTGGGTGTGTATACAGTCCATCCCGGATAGAAACTGTCTAAAAAACATTTTATCCCATCCCTTTGCAGAATCCATCGAAGACAAAAGCATTAAGGTCATATCTTCACTAAATAATTAA
- a CDS encoding cation:proton antiporter: MTPDLALTLSAVLAIGIGAQWLAWYLKQPSILFLLLIGIIIGPVLGWFNPDQALGDLLFPFISLGVAVILFEGSLTLEFHEVKSHGRVVQMLVSVGVLITIAIAGAAAYFLFDMHPLIALLFGALVCVTGPTVIIPILRNLRANKNISNVLRWEGIIIDPIGAIAVVLVYEYIISGGSGENALLLFGKILLIGAMLGLAGATVLATLLKKHWVPEYLRNIFTLAFVLLVFSVSNHIEHESGLLTVTILGVALANWPKFPKDDILDFKESLSILLISVLFIVLAARLDLASVEQIGYTSLILLAIIMFVARPLGVWVSSMGSKLKTNEKLMISWIGPRGIVAAAISSLFAIRLEEFGLAGTEYLVPLVFIIIIGTVLTQSLTAAFVGNLLGVREPSNNGVLIIGSNPVALTVAKALKEHNVDVLMAHNNYSNIAKARMEGIRVYFGNPISEHADRNLDLIGFGHVFAMSMDQELNSLSELNFRHTFGKQNIYRLRSAKDKNKNDRQEKDEYYQSPWLFSESVTYGQLASMIAKNAKIKVTNITENYNFEQYQNDNPNYVALFMIDRNDTMKVFSSETEGKNIKEGTKIISIVMDSEDPKGERPTPSGAQKEQFQKLAQKEKGMS; encoded by the coding sequence ATGACTCCAGATTTAGCATTAACCTTATCCGCGGTTTTAGCCATCGGAATCGGCGCCCAGTGGCTGGCCTGGTATTTAAAGCAGCCCTCAATTCTCTTCCTGTTGCTGATAGGCATTATTATTGGCCCAGTGCTTGGATGGTTTAATCCAGATCAGGCTTTGGGTGACTTACTGTTCCCTTTTATTTCACTCGGTGTGGCGGTCATCCTTTTTGAAGGATCTCTGACACTCGAATTTCATGAAGTCAAAAGTCATGGGCGTGTGGTACAGATGCTGGTTTCCGTTGGTGTTCTGATAACCATTGCCATTGCTGGCGCAGCGGCCTACTTCCTTTTTGATATGCACCCGCTGATAGCCTTACTATTCGGTGCTTTAGTATGCGTGACCGGCCCTACTGTTATTATTCCCATTCTGAGGAATCTACGCGCTAATAAAAACATCAGCAACGTTCTACGTTGGGAAGGCATCATTATTGACCCTATCGGTGCTATCGCTGTGGTACTCGTTTATGAATACATCATCTCCGGCGGTTCAGGCGAGAATGCCCTGTTGCTATTCGGTAAGATTTTATTAATTGGTGCAATGTTAGGCTTGGCGGGGGCAACAGTTTTAGCAACCCTTCTCAAAAAGCATTGGGTCCCTGAGTATTTACGCAATATTTTTACTCTAGCTTTCGTGCTTCTAGTGTTCTCCGTTTCGAATCACATAGAACATGAATCAGGACTGTTAACCGTCACTATTTTAGGTGTCGCTCTGGCTAACTGGCCAAAGTTTCCCAAAGATGACATTCTCGATTTCAAAGAATCATTATCTATTCTTCTTATATCAGTATTATTTATCGTACTTGCAGCGAGACTGGATTTGGCGAGCGTGGAGCAGATTGGCTACACCAGTTTAATACTGCTGGCAATCATCATGTTTGTGGCCCGCCCGCTCGGAGTCTGGGTCTCTAGCATGGGATCAAAGCTAAAAACCAATGAGAAGTTGATGATCAGCTGGATTGGCCCTCGCGGTATTGTTGCGGCCGCAATCTCATCATTATTTGCTATTCGCCTGGAAGAATTTGGGCTGGCAGGAACAGAATACCTGGTGCCTTTGGTATTCATCATTATTATCGGTACCGTACTGACCCAAAGTCTTACAGCGGCTTTCGTTGGCAACTTATTAGGTGTTCGAGAACCATCAAATAATGGCGTATTAATCATTGGCAGCAACCCGGTCGCTTTAACCGTTGCCAAGGCACTAAAAGAACACAATGTTGATGTTTTGATGGCTCATAACAATTACAGCAATATTGCCAAGGCCCGCATGGAAGGTATTCGAGTCTATTTTGGAAACCCTATATCTGAGCATGCAGATAGAAACTTAGACCTGATCGGCTTTGGCCACGTTTTCGCCATGAGCATGGATCAGGAACTCAACAGTCTTAGCGAACTCAACTTCAGGCATACATTTGGCAAACAAAATATCTATCGTTTACGCTCTGCTAAAGATAAGAATAAAAATGATCGACAGGAGAAAGATGAGTACTATCAGTCGCCGTGGTTGTTTAGTGAATCGGTTACCTATGGACAGTTGGCCAGTATGATTGCCAAAAATGCGAAAATTAAGGTGACCAATATCACCGAGAATTACAATTTTGAACAGTATCAAAATGATAATCCAAATTATGTCGCGCTATTTATGATTGATAGGAATGACACTATGAAGGTTTTTTCTTCCGAAACTGAAGGTAAAAATATTAAGGAAGGCACAAAAATCATTTCAATTGTCATGGACTCAGAAGATCCCAAAGGCGAGCGTCCTACTCCATCTGGCGCACAAAAAGAGCAGTTCCAGAAACTGGCTCAGAAAGAAAAAGGGATGAGTTAA
- a CDS encoding HD-GYP domain-containing protein: MSLKVKIPADSLQLGMYVVELDRPWLDVPLMFQKFMIKREVELKTLKEYCKYVYIEVDEQFWSLQKDKLKAKAKTAPLPENTPLHHELKRAHGTYEAAREEAINLFELAKMGMSLDIAHTRRVIQSCMISIMSNANALFWLTRIKDKSQFTAEHSVRVAILAIALGKYLKLDEEQLELLGLCGMLHDLGKTQIPEEIVDKPCQLTEVEMRVMQKHTILGYELVNSDHTINRTVKDVIKNHHAHIDGTGYPKLPAEQISFYCRIISIVDAYDSMTSDTCYNRSLSARDALKELFNQRNKQFDGELVEAFIRMLGIYPPGTLVEMSNGEVGIVISTHPEKKLKPKVELVRDSEGKLRKSLIIDLSKSPADKSGMRYSIKRPLADGAMGFDMRSYIQQTHHIQSNSQR, encoded by the coding sequence ATGTCACTTAAGGTAAAAATTCCTGCTGACTCATTACAGCTAGGCATGTATGTCGTTGAACTCGACAGGCCTTGGCTTGATGTGCCTTTGATGTTCCAGAAGTTCATGATCAAACGAGAAGTCGAGCTCAAAACACTCAAAGAATACTGCAAATACGTTTATATCGAAGTCGACGAGCAATTCTGGTCCTTACAGAAAGACAAGCTCAAAGCCAAAGCGAAGACTGCCCCTCTTCCTGAAAATACCCCATTACATCACGAGTTGAAGCGTGCTCACGGCACATACGAAGCAGCGCGCGAAGAAGCCATTAATTTATTTGAGCTTGCAAAAATGGGAATGTCACTGGATATAGCCCATACCCGTCGTGTCATTCAGAGCTGCATGATCAGCATCATGTCCAATGCCAATGCTTTATTCTGGCTAACTCGCATCAAGGACAAAAGCCAATTTACCGCAGAACATAGTGTTCGAGTTGCTATCCTTGCCATTGCGCTGGGTAAATACCTTAAGCTAGATGAAGAGCAACTAGAATTACTGGGGCTGTGCGGCATGTTACATGACCTTGGTAAAACCCAGATTCCTGAAGAGATTGTCGATAAGCCCTGTCAGCTGACTGAAGTTGAAATGCGTGTTATGCAAAAGCACACCATTCTTGGCTATGAGCTGGTCAATTCTGATCACACGATTAACCGGACAGTTAAAGACGTTATTAAAAACCATCATGCTCATATTGATGGCACTGGTTACCCCAAATTACCTGCTGAACAAATCAGTTTTTATTGCCGAATCATCAGTATTGTCGATGCATACGACTCTATGACTAGCGACACTTGTTATAACCGCAGTCTTTCTGCTCGTGATGCTTTGAAAGAACTCTTTAATCAGCGAAACAAACAGTTTGATGGTGAGCTTGTTGAAGCTTTCATCAGAATGCTGGGCATTTACCCTCCTGGAACCTTAGTTGAAATGAGCAATGGCGAAGTGGGCATTGTGATCTCGACTCACCCAGAGAAAAAATTAAAACCTAAAGTTGAATTGGTCCGTGATAGCGAAGGAAAGCTGCGCAAATCACTGATCATTGACTTAAGCAAGTCTCCTGCTGATAAATCAGGTATGCGCTATTCTATCAAGCGCCCGTTAGCCGATGGCGCCATGGGTTTTGACATGAGAAGTTATATCCAGCAAACACACCATATTCAATCGAATAGTCAGCGTTAA
- a CDS encoding ion transporter, with translation MHARVIALVHNKWFERFIISVIVLSGILIGLETSRTLSQTHVSWIETAHAVILSIFVIEVVLKLYACAPDLKKYFRDGWNVFDFSIVVVALIPMTGQFAVIGRLLRLLRVARLISVLPELRLIVTTLIKTIPSMFHVVVLMLVLFYIYAVAGFNLFHETNPQFWGDLGTSMLTLFRIVTLEGWTQVMYLDLANHTWAWMFYVSFIVIGTFIIINLFIALVLNNLDEVKEQKKAMERSQKTEAHILNNIVLIRKQLQEIEKEMHEKQ, from the coding sequence ATGCACGCAAGGGTAATTGCTTTAGTACACAACAAATGGTTCGAACGCTTTATTATTTCCGTAATTGTTTTAAGCGGCATTCTAATCGGACTAGAAACCAGTAGAACGCTTTCTCAAACTCATGTCAGCTGGATAGAAACTGCACATGCGGTAATTCTAAGCATTTTCGTTATAGAGGTAGTACTCAAGCTCTACGCATGCGCTCCTGATCTAAAAAAATACTTTAGAGACGGCTGGAATGTTTTTGATTTTTCAATCGTGGTTGTTGCATTAATTCCAATGACTGGTCAATTTGCAGTAATTGGCCGCTTGCTTCGTCTTTTGCGTGTAGCCCGTTTAATTTCGGTTCTTCCTGAGCTGCGTCTGATAGTCACCACTCTGATTAAAACCATCCCTTCCATGTTCCATGTGGTGGTGCTGATGCTAGTTCTTTTCTATATCTATGCTGTCGCTGGATTTAATCTGTTCCATGAGACGAACCCGCAATTCTGGGGTGATCTGGGCACATCCATGTTGACCCTGTTCCGAATCGTGACTCTCGAGGGCTGGACTCAGGTCATGTACCTTGATTTAGCTAATCACACCTGGGCCTGGATGTTCTATGTCAGCTTCATCGTCATTGGCACCTTCATTATCATTAACCTGTTTATTGCCCTGGTGCTTAACAACCTTGATGAAGTTAAAGAGCAGAAGAAGGCCATGGAACGCAGCCAAAAGACGGAAGCTCATATTTTGAACAATATAGTGCTCATACGTAAGCAGCTGCAGGAAATCGAAAAGGAAATGCACGAAAAACAATAG
- a CDS encoding YeaC family protein: MSIDYSQLVDSLTPDIIERFTEAVETGKWPDGSAVSEAQRENCMQAIMLYNARHNASDEPFTISATGEIQTGKKMRSDFEGLSSNDRLRQQGHTIDLKTIDSKTITDNTDKTDD, encoded by the coding sequence GTGTCAATTGATTACAGCCAACTGGTAGATTCATTAACGCCTGACATCATAGAGCGTTTTACTGAAGCCGTCGAAACAGGCAAGTGGCCTGATGGCAGTGCCGTTTCAGAAGCACAACGCGAAAACTGCATGCAGGCGATTATGCTCTACAATGCACGCCATAACGCCAGTGATGAGCCTTTTACCATTTCAGCCACAGGCGAAATCCAGACCGGTAAAAAGATGCGTAGTGATTTTGAAGGGCTATCTTCGAATGACCGACTGCGCCAGCAGGGTCATACGATTGATTTGAAAACAATCGACTCCAAAACCATCACCGATAACACTGATAAAACTGACGATTAG